Within Psychrobacter sp. AH5, the genomic segment AGCTTCGAGGTACCAAATACTACCACCACGACCACTAAAAGAATGAGCCAATGCGTAATGGAAAAACTACCCATAACGTTATCCTTATAACCTAGTATTTTGAGTTTATTAGCCTTTGCCTTTGTGAGTATACTTAGGCATTAACCAACTAACAATGTTAAGTATAATAATACTCTATTATAACCTGCATGGGATTTTAAAAGGTAAAAACAATAGCGCGGGCTAAAGTTATAAGCCGCGCTAACTAAATATAGGCAATGAGTAGTAACCGCTAATTTGTGTCAGTTAACGAGCATTTTTTTCATCGATACCCGACAGACCAAAACGCCGACCTAACTCATCAAGTACTGCCTCAGACTCTATATCGAACCAAGCAAGGCCGACTAGGCTATGAAACCAAACATCCGCTACCTCATAAATAAGCTCTTTACGCGCTGCATCATAAGCGGCTTTATTTAATTGCTCATTACTATTGGCTAAGTCTTTGGCCGCAATAATGCTCTCGGTGGCTTCTTCGCCTATTTTTTCTAATATTTTATTAAGACCTTTAGTATACAGGCTAGCTACGTAAGAGCTATCCGCGGCAGCATTTTTGCGTTCAATTAATACTTGATCAAGCTGCTGCAAGATAGAGCGCTCCGTTATCGCGCTAGATGCTAAAGTACTAGACGCAAAGCTATCTACTGTATTAGTACTTACTTTATTATCCATCGGTGGCAACGCTGGTTGTTTATGGCTAGAGCTATAAATGTCAGCGGGATCTTTTAAGATAGGATCAACGGCTTGCCAGCTAGGCTCAGCGCCGGATAAATCCAAACGCTGATAAAAGCAGGACGTACGTCCAGTATGACAAGCGATACCGCCCACTTGTGTGACGCTCAAAACGATCACATCGGCATCGCAATCTAAGCGAATATCGTGTACTTGCTGCGTATGACCTGAGCTTTCACCTTTATGCCAAAGCTTATTTCTGGAGCGCGAAAAATAGACTGCAGTTTGCGTTCGCGCTGTCAATTGTAGCGCCTCACTATTCATCCATGCCATCATCAAAATACGTCCTGACTGATGATCTTGCGCAATAGCAGGAATGAGGCCGTCTGAATTAAATGTTATAGCGCTGAGCCAAGCAGGTACAGTCATAGCGTCTCTGTCACTTTATAGAAGAAGAAAAAAGAGGATAAAGAGGTTTGATAATCAGCAATAGATAATACTATACAGGTCGCTTGAATGCGACACACAATGCTATAAAAATTGAGTAAAAAAGGTAGATAGTGGGGGTCAAGCGCCCGTTTTTTTACTCTGATCAAGAGCTGATTGCAGGCTTTTATTAAAAGTAGTTATTTTATTTAAACGATAATCATAATTAACAAAATGCTGACGGGACTTTGCTACTAAAGAGCCATCATGTAGGCGGGTGACTTTGGTATCGATATAGCATCCTGAGTTAGATAGCTGCTGT encodes:
- the hisI gene encoding phosphoribosyl-AMP cyclohydrolase, with the protein product MTVPAWLSAITFNSDGLIPAIAQDHQSGRILMMAWMNSEALQLTARTQTAVYFSRSRNKLWHKGESSGHTQQVHDIRLDCDADVIVLSVTQVGGIACHTGRTSCFYQRLDLSGAEPSWQAVDPILKDPADIYSSSHKQPALPPMDNKVSTNTVDSFASSTLASSAITERSILQQLDQVLIERKNAAADSSYVASLYTKGLNKILEKIGEEATESIIAAKDLANSNEQLNKAAYDAARKELIYEVADVWFHSLVGLAWFDIESEAVLDELGRRFGLSGIDEKNAR